The DNA region CATGGTTCTGGCGCTATATTTCACGACAGACTTCAAGAGACTggtggaagagctcaatgCATACAGGGGAAACAGATATTCCAAGACAGGCCTGCCGCTAATAGACAAttgcaagaaaatcatcaagaCTATCAAGGAAATGGACGCACAAGAGCCTGCTCCAAAGATTGGAAGCACCCACGACCTGACAGCGGAGGAATACagccagctggtcgacaGCTTTGCGGCAAAGGAGTACGAGTGCGACTGGCTGCTGAACGCTGATGAGTTTGGTGTCCAACTCAAACAGCCTAGCCGTCGCTGGGCGGTGATATTTCAGATTTACGTGATGGTCTCGTTCATCTACGACCTCACGGACGCCAAGTGGACGAAGGTGCTTGGCGACATCAACGCCAAGTATAAGAAGTTTCGCAAGCCGGAGTTTGACGCGATGCTGGCCAACGATAGCGTCAAGAGCCAGTTAGTCGAGGTGCTCACGGAAATAGAGCGACACTACGCGAGCTACTTCCCTGCATTTCACCGCATTTTGAAACATGTTGTCGACAACACGGAGATCAGATGGCGGGCCTTGAAACTTAAGCAGTTCAACCACGAGAATCTGGAGGATCTGAAAGCGCTTTCGAACGAGAGGAAGCGCAAATTGGAAGAACACCTCGACAAGGAGCCGGAGCTAAAGGCACCATATACATACAAGTTAGGAACGGCAAAACTATCGCAGATATGGAGTGTCAAAACAGGtctggccgagatcgaGCGGAAACTGGCGGACCCGCAGGAATTGCTGGAGAATtacaaggacgagctcTACTTCGTGGAAGGCAGTCTGCAGAGCGGCGAAAAGagcgaggagctgctggagaagcagGAGCTACTCATGTGGAAGAAACAACGGCTTGAACGCGGGCTCGGGGGGTGGTTGAATTTGTAGGTAGCATTCGAAATAAGGCTCGTAGGAGGTCACGTGAATTTTCAACAATCggtgtttgaaaaaaaaatatatgGGGCATAATTAGTTTTAGAGATAGAGTATGCCATCGATTTCTGAAGGAGAACCTTCCATTTCAACGTCCGTGGCTCTTTCGTCGGCAACGATCAGCTCACCTTTTGGGCTTCCGCTCGACCCCTATGAGCTCAAGGGTCGTGTTTTGACGTCCCCCTTTAACGTCCTGTTATCAGCCATCTACCTGTTGAACGACAAGATTTTCAGCTACGAGCTGCTAGGTCACCACGATGTCCCTGACAGACGCTCATTGCTGGGCTTGTggaacaagctgaacagaaaaaacctcaacaacaaggtCCCTAATCTGTACAACTTGGAGGTTAGATCTGGCTGCGGAAACCTCGTTCTGGGATATTTGAACGAGAGTATTGACGGGGAGCCTGTGTCTGTGATTGTTCCAAGCTCTGGACTGGAGTACATGGAGCCTGTTTTGCTGCAGCAAAACCAAAACCACCACAATCTGGCTCTGTCGCTGAACGTTGCCAGCTTAGAGTACGACTTCAAGAGCGGCCAACTGGTTTCGCAGTACTCTAAGGTTCTTTCCGTTGCGAAGAACTTGAAGCTGCCAGTTTTGCACTCGCTGGACGCAGTCGAGGCCCAGCACTTTGCCATTCTGACCAACGCTCtggccaagctgaagaTCACTACGGTCCATCTCTTTGATGGTCTGAGCTTCCTTAAAACCAATCAGACGATCTCGGGCTCACTTTCGAACGAGCGAATCCGGGCTGTTGCAGACGAACTGtacgagaagctgaacggcaagatccagctgctgccagCTTCTTCGAAGCTGTCGTTTGCACTTTCTGTGCTGAACGAGGTCCTGGACACCAACTATGCTCCGTTCGAGTACCACGGACCCCAGGGGGCTGAAACAGTCTACGTTTCGTACGGCTCGAAGGAGACTGCGCTGCTGAAGCGGTTAAACGTGGCGTTCGTGCACGTGAGAACGGCGCTGCCGTTTGAGGTGGCCAAGTTTGTTGATCTGATCCCGGCCAGCACGAAGCAGGTGGTCGTCATTGGCGAGAAGTTCCACGGCGTCAAtctgctcaagctggacgttCAGGCCGCGCTGTACGTGAAGCAGCGCTTTTTGAAGGTTGTGGAGGAGACGGTGGCACAGTTTGAGCGGCTGGCCACGTCAGTGGTCGAGGCAGGCTCCCATTTCCAGTTCCTCACCGCAGACAACTCACCATTCGTGGACGTgccttccaaaatcaccCACGCGCTGTCGCTGGTGCCGGACATGGACATTCAGTACAGGCCGAAGTTCGACAACACGGTGAACTCTGGTGTGTTTTCTGCCGACATCCGCACCGGCAGCGTTTCGAGCGAGTTGCTCGAcgtccttgttgttgaggatgCACAGATCTTGAACGAGGTTGACgtgctcaaaaatctcaagAAGACGGGCTCGCTGCTTGTGGTGAACGGCCCGGAACAGAAATTTGACGAAGTTAAGTTTGTTGAGAAGACGTTGTCGTCGAAATTCAAGACGCGGCTGCTGGCTGAACAACGTACTCTTAAGGTGATTGACCTCAACGCCGTGGGCGAGCAGGAGGCCACCAAGGGCCGTACCTCGTCGATTGCGATCCAGGTCGCATTTTGGAAACACGCATACCCAGAACTAGACACGGGAGCCATTGTGACCAAAATTTTGCAAGCTTTCGGTAGcgaggccgagctgctggcaTCGGTGATTGCCGAGCTGGTAGAGAAGGTTGAGCAACACGTTCTGGAGGTCGTGGTCAAGGAAGCCGGTGAAGACGAGCAGGAGACTAAGTTTGTCGACCTTGTCGAGACCTCGTTCCAGCCTAACCCTAGGGAGAAATTTGTGGATACCACGAGCGTCAAGGTGGAGGCACGCTCAGAGCTGGTGCGCAAGCTGATGTTCAAGGAGGCTTACGGCGTGTCCAAGGCTCTGCGGCCAGACCTGCCGGTGCAGAACTTCGTGGTCAGAGTGAAGGAGAATAAACGGTTGACGCCAACCGATTACGACCGGAACATTTTCCACATCGAGTTTGACGTGAGCGGCACCGGTCTCAAGTACAACATCGGCGAGGCTCTCGGCATTCACGGCAGAAACACCCCGGAGATCGTCGATCAGTTCATACAGATGTACGGTCTGGAGCCAGACGCTCTAGTCGAGGTGGCTTCCAAGGAGGATGAGACCGTTTTTGAGGTGCGTACCGTCAGACAGGCGCTCATTGAAAACCTAGACGTGCTCGGAAAACCACCAAAACGATTCTACGAGTCTCTTGCAGAATATGCTACCAATGCTGACGAAAAAGCCACCCTCACAAAACTTGGCAGTGCAGACGGTGcagagctgctcaagacTTAtcaggaggaagagttcTACAGTTACGTGGACATTTTCGAGCTGTTCCCAAGTGCCAGACCTTCTGCCGAGGAGCTCGTGCAGCTGATTCCAGCGCTAAAGAGAAGAGAGTACTCGATCGCGTCGTCTCAGAAGCTGCATCCAAACGAGGTGCATCTGCTGGTCGTTGTGGTCGATTGGAAGGACAAGAAGGGCAGAACCAGATACGGCCAGTGCTCTAAATACCTGAGCGACCTGCGTATTGGCGAGGAGCTCGTGGTGTCGGTCAAGACGTCGATCATGAAACTGCCTCCATTGACCACCCAGCCGATCATCATGGCAGGTCTCGGTACCGGTTTGGCTCCGTTCAAGGCGTTTGTGGAGGAAAGATATTTCCAACAGACCCAGGGCCACGAGATCGGAGAGATATACCTCTATCTTGGTTCCAGACACAAGAGACAGGAGTACCTGTACGGTGAGTACTGGGAGGCTTATCTGAACTCTGGCATCATGACCTACATTGGAGCAGCCTTCTCCAGAGATCAGCCGAAGAAGGTGTACATCCAGGACAAGATTAGAGAGAACTTGGAGGAACTGACCGACCTCATGATGGCCAAGAAAGGCCATTTCTACCTGTGTGGTCCTACCTGGCCCGTGCCAGACATCACCGCCTGTCTGCAGgatattttggaggcagatgCGGCCAAGAAGGGTGTGCAGATCGACAGCGCCAAGGAGGTTGAAGAATTGAAGGAGGATGGTAGATACGTTCTAGAAGTGTACTAGATAAGCACTGAATATATTTTATCAGATTTTATTGAATTAAATTCGATGAATTATTAAATTGAAGAAATGATCAAATGCCAGAGACTTATCGATGTTAGGGGGCAAGACGGTTTCATGACTCGTTTTCCGTTTGTCAAAGAAGTGCGGTGCAAAAAGTAACAGCTTTCGAGGCGAGTGCCCTAGGCACGACACGTGAGCATGTTGCATCCCAGGTCTACAACAAtatagaaaaaaaagaaaagaagGGGTCGACAGGGAATTGAACCCTGGacctcctgctcccaaagcAGGAATCATACCACTAGACTACCGACCCATTTCTTGTGTGTATGACGTAACCAGCCAAACTTGACTCTAACTGGGAAGCTCAGCCTTAAATCAAATAATTAGTTCTGACCTATCACTCTCTACAACTTTCTCGATTATGGTATTCCAGCTATGTATTACTAGTGCATTCCGCGGTCCGCCGTTCTAGGCTTGGCACGGATGATGTTGTCTACAcgcagcagcacctcggCCGCCTCAGAGGCAGACGACACCACGGCTCTCTTCAGCTTGTAGCTCTCCAAGACACCCAACCGTCTCATGTCGTCAACTGTTCCCTCGTTCAGATTCAATCCCGAGCTGCTCATTCCATTGTATATGGATGAGCGCAATCTCGAAACCAATTCGCTGGAGTCGTAACCAGCGTTGTCGCAAAGAATGGTTGGCAGCTGTCTCAGAGCACGGGCATAAGCTTCAATGGCAAGCGACTTCTTGCCACTCTCCTTCTGAGCGGCTTGTTCCACGGCACGAGCCATATTCATCTCTGAGCAACCTCCGCCCAAGACTGTTCTGGTTTCCTTGGTGGTCTGTGAAAGCACTGACAGGGCGTCGTGCAGAGACCTGTCTGCCTCGTCAATGACCTGCTCGGTGGCTCCTCGAAGCACGATGGTGCAAGCCTGGCCCGCAGCCACGCCAGAAAACTTTGTCATGATATCTTCTCCAATGATAACTTCCTCTATCGAGTCGCAGTAGCCAAGCTTCACCTTCTCTGGGTTGTCAAACGTAGACGCAACCTCCCCGCCAGTGACGAGGGCCAGTCTCTCGACGCCCTCAAAATCTGCGTGTTCTATAGTGGTGATACCGGCATCGCTCAACAGCTGCTCGGGCCAGTCGTAAATCAATTGTCTGTTGACAAAACAGTTGATACcgaatttctggattttttccaccttGGCCTTCATTTTTTCCTTCTCGGCACGCTCCAGCTCCGCGAGCTTGCTGGTGGCGTCCACCTTAAACTTTGCACCAAAGATCTTGACCTTGTCTGTGTCCATGGAGGTGTTTGCAATCAGGATTTTCGCGTTCTTGAGCGTCTTTGGCTGGCCAACGCCAATTCTTTTATCAAGAATGAATCCTTCGTCCAGGAACGAGTCTGACAACTTGCCGCCCGCtttcttgatgatctggaTTCGATCAAGGTTCGTCGACCCGCCCAATCTTAGAATAGCGTCCACAGCCAGTTTGGCAAAATACTCTTTGTCCTGGGACAGAATCTTGGACGAAAGTGTAGTCTTGGCGATGTTGATCAGGTCTTCTCTGAATTTGGTCTCATCATCAACGTTATTGACTGCTAGGCTCTCCAGTTCGGCCAGTGCTGCACGACAGGCGATTCTGTAGCC from Ogataea parapolymorpha DL-1 chromosome V, whole genome shotgun sequence includes:
- a CDS encoding Subunit alpha of assimilatory sulfite reductase, whose amino-acid sequence is MPSISEGEPSISTSVALSSATISSPFGLPLDPYELKGRVLTSPFNVLLSAIYLLNDKIFSYELLGHHDVPDRRSLLGLWNKLNRKNLNNKVPNLYNLEVRSGCGNLVLGYLNESIDGEPVSVIVPSSGLEYMEPVLLQQNQNHHNLALSLNVASLEYDFKSGQLVSQYSKVLSVAKNLKLPVLHSLDAVEAQHFAILTNALAKLKITTVHLFDGLSFLKTNQTISGSLSNERIRAVADELYEKLNGKIQLLPASSKLSFALSVLNEVLDTNYAPFEYHGPQGAETVYVSYGSKETALLKRLNVAFVHVRTALPFEVAKFVDLIPASTKQVVVIGEKFHGVNLLKLDVQAALYVKQRFLKVVEETVAQFERLATSVVEAGSHFQFLTADNSPFVDVPSKITHALSLVPDMDIQYRPKFDNTVNSGVFSADIRTGSVSSELLDVLVVEDAQILNEVDVLKNLKKTGSLLVVNGPEQKFDEVKFVEKTLSSKFKTRLLAEQRTLKVIDLNAVGEQEATKGRTSSIAIQVAFWKHAYPELDTGAIVTKILQAFGSEAELLASVIAELVEKVEQHVLEVVVKEAGEDEQETKFVDLVETSFQPNPREKFVDTTSVKVEARSELVRKLMFKEAYGVSKALRPDLPVQNFVVRVKENKRLTPTDYDRNIFHIEFDVSGTGLKYNIGEALGIHGRNTPEIVDQFIQMYGLEPDALVEVASKEDETVFEVRTVRQALIENLDVLGKPPKRFYESLAEYATNADEKATLTKLGSADGAELLKTYQEEEFYSYVDIFELFPSARPSAEELVQLIPALKRREYSIASSQKLHPNEVHLLVVVVDWKDKKGRTRYGQCSKYLSDLRIGEELVVSVKTSIMKLPPLTTQPIIMAGLGTGLAPFKAFVEERYFQQTQGHEIGEIYLYLGSRHKRQEYLYGEYWEAYLNSGIMTYIGAAFSRDQPKKVYIQDKIRENLEELTDLMMAKKGHFYLCGPTWPVPDITACLQDILEADAAKKGVQIDSAKEVEELKEDGRYVLEVY
- a CDS encoding T-complex protein 1 subunit beta; amino-acid sequence: MSVNIFGDQVTEERAENARLSSFVGAIAVGDLVKTTLGPKGMDKLLQSSSSGDSMVTNDGATILKAIPFDNPAAKVLVNIAKVQDDEVGDGTTSVTVFGSELLREAEKLVDQKIHPQTIIEGYRIACRAALAELESLAVNNVDDETKFREDLINIAKTTLSSKILSQDKEYFAKLAVDAILRLGGSTNLDRIQIIKKAGGKLSDSFLDEGFILDKRIGVGQPKTLKNAKILIANTSMDTDKVKIFGAKFKVDATSKLAELERAEKEKMKAKVEKIQKFGINCFVNRQLIYDWPEQLLSDAGITTIEHADFEGVERLALVTGGEVASTFDNPEKVKLGYCDSIEEVIIGEDIMTKFSGVAAGQACTIVLRGATEQVIDEADRSLHDALSVLSQTTKETRTVLGGGCSEMNMARAVEQAAQKESGKKSLAIEAYARALRQLPTILCDNAGYDSSELVSRLRSSIYNGMSSSGLNLNEGTVDDMRRLGVLESYKLKRAVVSSASEAAEVLLRVDNIIRAKPRTADRGMH